The Neurospora crassa OR74A linkage group V, whole genome shotgun sequence sequence AGGACGTCAAGTCCGCCATCGTGATCGTCCCCAAGGGCGCCTACGCAGCCGGTGCTCCCGTCGTTAAGGCCGCGCAAAAGTTCAACGCCGCCATCGCCGAATCCTACTGGGACGCCGCCAAAAACGAAGTCGCTCTCGACGTCAAGGAACTCGGCCAACTCACCGGCAAGGGCGCCCAGCCCGTGTTGAAGCCAGACGCCGACGACATCGCTCTCGTCCTGCACACCAGCGGCACCACCTCGCGCCCCAAGGTCGTCCCGCTCACGCACCGCAACCTGACGCGCACCATGAAGAACATCCGCAACACGTACCAGCTCACCTCTGCCGACCGAACCATGCTCGTCATGCCCCTCTTCCACGTCCACGGCCTTTTGTGCGGTCTTTTGGCCCCCCTCCTGACAGGCGGCAGCATGATCGTCCCCGCCAAATTCTCCGCCACCGATTTCTGGTCTGACTTCATCCAGTTCCAAGCAAACTGGTACACCGCCGTGCCCACCATCCACCAAATCCTCCTCAAGCACCCGGTCCCCAACCCTCTGCCCAAGATCCGCTTCATccgctcctgctcctcccctCTATCACCCACCGTCTTCCACAACCTCGAAAAGACCTTCCAGGCCCCCGTCCTCGAAGCCTACGCCATGACCGAAGCCGCCCACCAAATGACTTCCAACCCGCTTCCCTCGGTCGGCAAGCGCAAGCCCGGCACCGTCGGCCTCGGCCAAGGCGTGGAAGTCGTCATTCTCGACGACAAAGACAACATCTTACCCGACGGACAAGAAGGCGAGATCTCCATCCGCGGCGAAAACGTCACCAAGGGGTACCTCAACAACCCCGAAGCCAACGCGTCCTCGTTCACGCGTAAGGGGGGCTACTTCCGCACGGGCGACCAAGgcaagaaggacgaggacgGCTACATTGTCATTACGGGCCGCATCAAGGAGCTGATCAACAAAGGCGGCGAGAAGATCTCGCCGATTGAGCTGGATAATGTCCTGACGCGCCACCCGGCCGTTTCCGAGGCTGTTAGCTTTGCGATCCCGGATGAAATGTACGGACAGGAAGTCGCGGTGGCGATTGTGTTGAAGCCTGGTCAACAGAAGGTGGATGCGGAGGAGTTTAAGCAATGGGTGGGAAGCAAGCTGGCCAAGTTCAAGGTGCCCAAGAAGATCTACTTTACGGATGTGATGCCCAAGACGGCGACGGGCAAGATCCAGAGGAGGATTGTGGCGGAGGagatgttgaagaaggagagtaGGACTAGTAAGTTGTAGGTTTGTGGGTTAGGTGCTGTAAAggtgtggatggatggatgggtgtgAATAAGGTCTCGGAACTGAAAGATTGTTGTATACGTAATGGTCTATACGGTTATCATGTCAAGTATTTGGTGCAGAACGTCAAATGTAGAATTCATTTATACTGCGGTTTGCTCGAACCTTTCATCGTTCACAACTGAATGTCAGAATGATCAAAATATGTGGACAGGTGAGTAGATGTACGTAAATTCTCTTCCAAGGAAGGTATACTCACTTGGTTCATAGGAGCTGCAAAGTCACTGACTATGTTGAACAGAATGATGCTGATGGACCGTATCACTGAGGTACCAAACAATCAGTTTACTGACTTGTTCTAACCAGCTGGACGGGTTCTCAGACTTACCTCTGCAAGATCTTGAAAGTCCAAGAACCTGCAACCAAATTCCACTTCGACTACTCACATCCAAATCGCAATATTCCGACTTGAACAAGACACTCTGAATTAATCTACCTGAAGCAACGAGACCCAACAAtgagacgatgatgatgcaacTGCCTTCATGAACGCCAAACTGCGACATGAAAAGCCAAATGAAAACCGACCAAACAACAGATCGTAAACAAACACAATAACAAGCATCTTTCGACAAGCGCTAATACCCTCCTCCATACTTCCATCTCCCGACTCGAGTCCACGGTAAATGAGGTGGTTGGCAAACAAGCCTTCGCTGATCATCCCATCTCTTTTCTTATTTCCATCATGCCATCAATGAGCTCCATGAACCGCAGTTGTAGCCCTGTGGGGTGACTTCAGTGCTTCATCATGAAACAATCCATAATCCACTCACTTCACCGACGATCGCCCGTTTCATCATCAGAGATCAACATTCCCTCGGGTCCTTAATCCAAACCCAGTACCCGGTCCCCCAAGTGTGTGGCATGTGCAAAAATGCAGCGACAGGTGAAAAGGGCGGCATGTGATGTGCTCGCTTAACCCCAAATGATGATGTGTTGAGGGACGGTGAACAGAGAGTGAGAGAGTGAGAGAGGTTATTAAGTCTAGTAGTGGTTTCTTTCTGCAAATACGGGGTCATGTGATGTGTGCGCTCCATGCAGcccagaaaaaaaacacaggCGGCAGCAAAGCTAAACAACAAACGACGAAATTTTCCATCTCAGCCGAGAGAAACAACAGAGAATATTTGTGCGCGCAACAGGATGGCCCAATTAGTAATCCCATCTGATTTGCAGTAGTAATCGAGAGAAAAACGCCCCCACATTTCCGACCCACGATACACCATTATTGTTCACAAGTCATCCTAGCGTTCTTTACAGAAGGAGCTGGGCAAGGACGCCAGCAGCGGCAAGGAAGAGACCAGCGTTGACCGAGAGACCAGCAGCACCGCTGTCCTTCTTGTCAGAGCCACTGCCAGAGCTGCCGCCGGTGACACCCTGACCAGAGCCGGTCTTACCGGAGGTATCCTGGTTGGCCTCCTCGTTGTTGGACTGGCAGTCGAAGGTACCCTCGATCTCACCGTTACCTCCTTGAGTCTTGGGAGCCATCTTGGCGAGAGCCTTGCAGTCGTTGGTGACAtcgttggtggaggagagatCGAAAGCGCCACGGACGCTCTGGAGCTTGGGGAACTTGACCCTGCAGAGAAGAAAAATATCATGTCAGTGACAGTTCAGAAGAGGGGAAACAATTGATTAGAACTTACTCAGTGAAGTTACCACGGAGCTTGATGGCACCGACAACGGTCTGGAGAGCGGGGAAACCGTTGATCTCCTCAAGCTCAGTGTTGTTGGCGACGAGAAGACCACCGCCAACCTGGGTGAGCTTGGGGAAGGTCAGGTTCTGCATGTTCTCGTTACCGACGAACGAGATATCACCAGTCTTGGTCTCGGTGAGGTTGGGGAAGCTGAAGCTATCgaacttgttgttgtcgaagCGGGCAGAGCCG is a genomic window containing:
- a CDS encoding peroxisomal-coenzyme A synthetase, producing the protein MPCPFDLQAAIQGADNDVAVIIPSKPQALTVTYADLKRETASFQKKLADIGITKGSPVSIATVNSYEFIVSFLAASWQRGIAAPLNPAYKQDEFEFYIEDVKSAIVIVPKGAYAAGAPVVKAAQKFNAAIAESYWDAAKNEVALDVKELGQLTGKGAQPVLKPDADDIALVLHTSGTTSRPKVVPLTHRNLTRTMKNIRNTYQLTSADRTMLVMPLFHVHGLLCGLLAPLLTGGSMIVPAKFSATDFWSDFIQFQANWYTAVPTIHQILLKHPVPNPLPKIRFIRSCSSPLSPTVFHNLEKTFQAPVLEAYAMTEAAHQMTSNPLPSVGKRKPGTVGLGQGVEVVILDDKDNILPDGQEGEISIRGENVTKGYLNNPEANASSFTRKGGYFRTGDQGKKDEDGYIVITGRIKELINKGGEKISPIELDNVLTRHPAVSEAVSFAIPDEMYGQEVAVAIVLKPGQQKVDAEEFKQWVGSKLAKFKVPKKIYFTDVMPKTATGKIQRRIVAEEMLKKESRTSKL